Proteins co-encoded in one Stomoxys calcitrans chromosome 5, idStoCalc2.1, whole genome shotgun sequence genomic window:
- the LOC106090872 gene encoding transient receptor potential cation channel protein painless, whose product MSNKHHSIEIPPCVMDPQTQLADALAAKNIKDFRVALDLGADPLRLDSNHLSIFDKALRTPGCVEFVEECLQRGCSPNTLNRHLLKYSISHATDSRDPAIIKALLRHPNVFVDKKFNELTPLNSLAKNLNNENANDVIACMDSLLRYGASPNIPNQSDMTPLHHVMRNRKLDDLKKRQVVEMFLAYPELDIDTYREGELREKLMEAYPDMSLPEVRNASEVTFDKLLSYIRCGDKDKFCEQFPQLNKSDKDNLRNTYKEENLPLLLEAIKKGANEAFDLLMDNEVNYNAVLSGNTALEVATTYGNSYALGKLLAVPDLKLRAHDHPLITVIRKMNEQPAQEYCDYRKCFYILLESDRIDINETDKTRSTPLHYAVKYRNTEAIQELLKRGAYIGVKSAFHELPIDGMGAELLEDHFDHCISSNGARVGDESFEILVNFMNLMPEPNSHSKPKLKHVLREEMAPIAFIAKSKEHRYLLQHPLITSFLFLKWHRLSTIFYINFLLYFFFAVSIIIHTVLKLSRVNADTDLCTNIFGLIAWLGIVYMIIRESIQFVMSPVHYFRSPTNYMELALIVLAIMTRSEQTYDRQTQRIIAVFTMLLIAVELCLLVGSLPVLSISTHMLMLEAVCKSFLKSFTLYSIFVVTFTLCFYILFGKPQVDENGNAVSPEDDDFNKFSNPLAALIKTIVMLTGEFDAGDLQFDTAYSYLLFLLFVFLMTIVLFNLLNGLAVSDTQAIKGQAELNGAICRTQLLSRYEEVLTGRSERSSFIVNHEPFRSVCRRLMNLYPNYRHIAILPNDSNKVLIPIGENYEMKELGGTIKKNSFHPLPSHDVAKEKKLLDPPVQFGPCLCSCITNKCSEMDRRTVKLAMAVLEQKTVKMEKNKRQQDTENRLRNIESKMDNILALLRDLKADRN is encoded by the exons ATGTCTAATAAACATCACTCAATTGAGATACCACCTTGTGTTATGGATCCCCAG ACACAATTGGCCGATGCCTTGGCCGCCAAAAACATCAAAGACTTTCGCGTGGCGCTTGATTTGGGAGCCGATCCCCTGCGCTTGGACAGCAATCATTTGAGCATTTTTGATAAGGCTTTGCGCACACCAGGCTGTGTGGAATTTGTGGAGGAGTGTCTGCAAAGAGGCTGCAGTCCAAATACG CTTAACCGCCATTTGTTGAAATATTCCATAAGTCATGCCACCGACTCCAGAGATCCTGCCATTATCAAGGCCCTGCTGCGCCATCCCAATGTCTTTGTGGACAAGAAATTTAACGAACTGACACCGCTCAACTCCTTGGCCAAAAATCTCAACAATGAGAATGCCAATGATGTCATAGCCTGCATGGATAGCCTGCTTAGATATGGAGCTTCACCCAATATACCCAATCAGTCGGATATGACGCCTCTGCATCATGTGATGAGAAATCGCAAATTGGATGATCTGAAAAAACGTCAAGTGGTTGAGATGTTTTTGGCTTATCCCGAATTGGATATCGATACCTATCGTGAGGGTGAATTGAGAGAAAAGTTAATGGAAGCCTATCCAGATATGAGTCTACCTGAAGTGCGTAATGCTAGTGAGGTGACTTTCGACAAATTACTTTCGTACATACGCTGTGGCGACAAGGATAAGTTCTGCGAACAATTCCCCCAATTGAATAAATCGGACAAGGACAACTTGAGAAACACCTACAAAGAGGAAAATCTGCCTTTACTTCTGGAGGCCATTAAGAAGGGGGCCAACGAGGCCTTTGACTTGTTGATGGACAATGAGGTGAACTACAATGCAGTGCTGAGCGGCAACACCGCCTTGGAGGTGGCCACCACCTACGGCAATAGCTATGCCCTGGGTAAGCTCTTGGCAGTGCCTGATTTGAAGTTGCGTGCCCATGATCATCCTTTGATCACTGTGATAAGGAAAATGAATGAGCAACCAGCCCAGGAGTATTGTGACTATCGCAAGTGTTTCTATATACTGTTGGAGTCCGATCGCATTGACATCAATGAGACGGACAAGACGCGTTCCACGCCCTTGCATTATGCAGTGAAATATCGCAACACAGAGGCCATACAAGAGCTACTCAAGAGAGGCGCTTATATAGGAGTGAAGAGTGCCTTCCATGAACTGCCCATAGATGGCATGGGTGCTGAGTTATTAGAGGACCATTTCGATCATTGCATCAGCTCAAATGGTGCCCGTGTGGGAGATGAAAGTTTCGAGATCTTAGTGAACTTCATGAATCTTATGCCTGAACCGAATAGTCATTCGAAGCCAAAACTTAAGCACGTTTTACGCGAAGAAATGGCTCCCATAGCCTTCATAGCCAAGTCCAAGGAACATCGCTATCTCTTGCAGCATCCTCTCATCACCAGCTTTCTGTTTCTCAAGTGGCATCGTCTGTCCACGATTTTCTACATAAATTTCCTGCTTTACTTTTTCTTTGCCGTCTCCATTATAATCCACACTGTGCTAAAATTGAGCCGGGTAAATGCCGACACAGATCTTTGCACGAATATCTTTGGCCTAATCGCCTGGCTGGGCATAGTCTATATGATAATAAGAGAAAGCATACAATTTGTCATGTCGCCGGTGCATTACTTCCGTTCTCCCACAAACTACATGGAGTTGGCTTTGATTGTTTTGGCCATTATGACGCGCAGTGAGCAGACCTACGATCGTCAAACGCAAAGGATCATAGCGGTCTTCACCATGCTGCTCATAGCCGTGGAGCTGTGTCTGCTGGTGGGCTCCCTGCCAGTGCTCTCCATATCCACGCATATGCTGATGTTGGAAGCGGTTTGCAAAAGTTTCCTCAAGAGTTTTACCCTGTATTCGATTTTTGTAGTAACCTTCACCTTGTGCTTTTACATACTCTTCGGGAAGCCGCAAGtggatgaaaatggcaatgcaGTAAGCCCTGAGGATGATGATTTCAATAAATTCTCCAACCCATTGGCTGCCTTAATTAAGACCATTGTCATGTTGACGGGTGAATTTGATGCTGGCGATCTGCAATTCGATACCGCCTACAGTTATTTGCTCTTCCTGCTCTTTGTCTTCCTGATGACGATTGTGCTGTTTAATTTGTTGAATGGCTTGGCCGTTAGTGATACACAG GCCATTAAAGGACAAGCTGAATTGAATGGTGCCATTTGCCGCACACAACTGCTCTCCCGCTACGAGGAAGTACTCACAGGTCGTTCAGAACGTTCCAGTTTTATTGTCAATCACGAACCATTCCGTTCGGTTTGCCGTCGTCTAATGAATCTGTATCCCAACTATCGTCATATAGCCATACTGCCAAATGATAGTAACAAAGTATTGATACCCATAGGGGAAAATTATGAAATGAAAGAATTGGGTGGTACCATCAAGAAAAACTCCTTCCATCCATTGCCTTCGCATGATGTGGCCAAGGAGAAGAAACTATTGGATCCTCCAGTACAATTTGGACCCTGTCTGTGTTCTTGCATTACCAACAAATGTTCCGAAATGGATCGACGAACTGTTAAATTGGCTATGGCCGTTTTGGAGCAAAAGACCGTGAAAATGGAGAAAAACAAACGTCAGCAAGATACGGAAAATCGCCTGAGGAATATTGAAAGTAAAATGGACAATATACTTGCCTTATTGAGGGATTTAAAAGCAGATAGAAATTAA
- the LOC106090869 gene encoding ras-related protein Rap-2b-like: MPGSCQRIRLPSLTSVLKSTRANSADYPSSSSSSKRCNSSTHSSNLTRKQQHRIVVMGAAKVGKTCIISQFLYDKFNPRYKQTVEELHRGEYDLPDGSALTLDILDTSGSYEFPAMRSLSISSGAAFVLVYDVNDRESWYEVERLRNLIITQKGTKPPIVVVGNKTDIDESERQVEYEVTEMVVCEDWHCGYIECSAKDNIGIVPIFKELLVQANIRYNLSPAVRRRRQSLPSFTSAKGSKSPSHRGAFKRHSCTMT; this comes from the exons AGCGCATACGTTTGCCTTCGCTGACTTCGGTGCTAAAATCGACGCGTGCCAACAGTGCGGACTACCCATCATCGTCGTCCTCATCCAAACGCTGCAATTCATCCACCCACTCTTCCAATCTGACGCGTAAACAGCAACATCGCATTGTGGTTATGGGGGCGGCCAAAGTGGGCAAGACTTGCATCATATCGCAGTTTCTCTATGACAAATTCAATCCCCGCTATAAGCAAACAGTGGAGGAATTACATCGCGGCGAATATGATTTACCCGATGGCTCTGCACTGACACTGGACATTCTGGATACCTCGGGTTCATATGAGTTTCCTGCCATGCGTAGCCTGTCGATAAGTTCGGGGGCGGCATTTGTGCTTGTCTATGATGTGAACGACAGAGAATCCTGGTATGAGGTGGAAAGATTACGCAATTTG ATTATCACACAAAAGGGTACAAAGCCTCCCATTGTTGTCGTTGGCAATAAGACTGACATAGACGAAAGCGAGCGTCAAGTGGAGTACGAGGTCACCGAAATGGTTGTTTGTGAGGATTGGCACTGCGGTTACATTGAGTGCTCGGCCAAGGACAACATTGGCATTGTGCCCATATTCAAAGAACTTTTGGTACAGGCCAACATACGCTACAATCTTAGTCCTGCGGTGCGTCGAAGGCGTCAGTCTTTGCCCTCATTCACCTCGGCCAAAGGTAGCAAGAGTCCCTCACATCGCGGGGCGTTTAAAAGGCATTCGTGTACCATGACCTAA